The proteins below come from a single Jaculus jaculus isolate mJacJac1 chromosome 12, mJacJac1.mat.Y.cur, whole genome shotgun sequence genomic window:
- the LOC101608666 gene encoding apoptosis-associated speck-like protein containing a CARD isoform X2 translates to MGWARDAILNALEDLTTDELKKFKLKLLSVPLRAGYGRLPRGALQQMDAVDLTDKLVSFYLEAYSTELTATVLRDMGMQEMAEQLQTVIVRTPHFVDQHRQALIVRVTDIDGVLDALYGKVLTEEQYQAVRSETTNPTKMRRLFSFAPAWNLTCKDLLLQALRDTQPYLVADLEQS, encoded by the exons ATGGGGTGGGCCCGTGATGCCATCCTGAACGCGCTTGAAGACCTGACCACCGACGAGCTCAAGAAGTTCAAGCTGAAGCTGCTGTCGGTTCCACTGCGGGCCGGCTATGGACGCTTACCACGGGGGGCCCTGCAGCAGATGGACGCCGTGGACCTCACGGATAAGCTCGTCAGCTTCTATCTAGAGGCTTATAGCACAGAGCTCACAGCAACTGTACTGCGAGACATGGGCATGCAGGAGATGGCGGAGCAGCTGCAGACAGTCATTGTCCGGA CACCACACTTCGTGGACCAGCACCGGCAAGCACTCATTGTCCGGGTCACAGACATCGACGGTGTGTTGGATGCCCTATATGGCAAGGTGCTTACTGAGGAACAGTACCAGGCAGTGCGGTCTGAGACCACCAATCCAACCAAAATGAGGAGGCTCTTCAGCTTTGCTCCAGCCTGGAACCTGACCTGCAAGGACCTGCTCCTCCAGGCCCTGCGGGACACCCAGCCCTACCtggtggctgacctggaacagagCTGA
- the LOC101608666 gene encoding apoptosis-associated speck-like protein containing a CARD isoform X1 codes for MGWARDAILNALEDLTTDELKKFKLKLLSVPLRAGYGRLPRGALQQMDAVDLTDKLVSFYLEAYSTELTATVLRDMGMQEMAEQLQTVIVRSSGVVPAAISVPSQMAARPAPHFVDQHRQALIVRVTDIDGVLDALYGKVLTEEQYQAVRSETTNPTKMRRLFSFAPAWNLTCKDLLLQALRDTQPYLVADLEQS; via the exons ATGGGGTGGGCCCGTGATGCCATCCTGAACGCGCTTGAAGACCTGACCACCGACGAGCTCAAGAAGTTCAAGCTGAAGCTGCTGTCGGTTCCACTGCGGGCCGGCTATGGACGCTTACCACGGGGGGCCCTGCAGCAGATGGACGCCGTGGACCTCACGGATAAGCTCGTCAGCTTCTATCTAGAGGCTTATAGCACAGAGCTCACAGCAACTGTACTGCGAGACATGGGCATGCAGGAGATGGCGGAGCAGCTGCAGACAGTCATTGTCCGGA GTTCTGGGGTTGTACCAGCTGCAATCAGTGTGCCTTCACAGATGGCAGCCCGGCCAG CACCACACTTCGTGGACCAGCACCGGCAAGCACTCATTGTCCGGGTCACAGACATCGACGGTGTGTTGGATGCCCTATATGGCAAGGTGCTTACTGAGGAACAGTACCAGGCAGTGCGGTCTGAGACCACCAATCCAACCAAAATGAGGAGGCTCTTCAGCTTTGCTCCAGCCTGGAACCTGACCTGCAAGGACCTGCTCCTCCAGGCCCTGCGGGACACCCAGCCCTACCtggtggctgacctggaacagagCTGA